TTAATCTACCAGAttaacataatttataaaatgttgAAAAAGAAAGATTGGACTGACCTAGTTGACAATATGCTGCAAATGATTTCTATCAAACATAAACCAATAACCCCAATACAAATCAGGTTATTCATAGAAAGGATGGGGCAAAACAGAAAAATTTAAGGCCCAAAATCAGGTCAAAATCAAAGGTTGTGTATGAATTATCACTACCGAATATCATTTTGGGTTTAGCATAATTTCCCACAATAAACCAGACAGAGCCCCAAGTTAAATGCATTTTGAAGTTTGAATAACTAAACATAATCAGAGAAAGAAAAAACCTGGCCAAGATCCTCCATTATGGTAACTCCATCTGGTATTTTTGGGATCACAACCAGTAACAATTCGCCATTCGTGACTTTCTATTGCAGGGTAACTAATTTTTAGTGGCATTTCTCCAACCAACTCATCCCAACGAGCTTCAATAAGATCCATGATTGCCATTGACTGCTCTGGAGTTGCTAAAGAAGATAGAATTGCAACACAGTTGCCTAGAGCAAACCATCGAAAATCCATTCTAGCCGGACTAACATTTCCGATAAAGTAGCCACCACGTGTTGGCATAAAGTCAAACACCCAATCTGGAATTGAATCTGGAATAACATTAAACTTATTTACTGCAGTATGTGAGTACTCCTCGGTCTTGTACCGATAAATGTCATTTAGTTGCTGGAAGTCAAGCCAAAAGTAGCTTCGCATGTGAAAACTTAGTGCATGCAAACGCTTCACAACACGCTCTACACATTCCTTTCCTTCAGCAGTATCTTGTTTCAGCATTGACAAAGCACATCTCAATGCCATGAAGAAAAGTGCTTGAATCTCTATAGGATAGCCATAAATACCCTGAAGAAAAGTAAGCAAGTTCTTCAAAATCACCCAAATCAAATTAAACTTAACTCCATCAAGGATTTGAAACTACATTTTGAAGAGTTTAAATTTGATGTGCGTAGCATGTAATATAATACATATTGCAAACATTATCTGGTTCTTAGAATGGTTTTTGTTGCATTCCATTGTTGataacattttctattttatggtTCAAGGTTATACAACTGCAGTTAGTTTTGTTGTTTACAAGCTATGCTATTGTTCCACTATGTCAAATTCATAACATAATGTGGCAACACATTATTGAGAAACTACTGCAAATTATGCCTTACCATTCTTCGATCAATCATGGAGCATCCATCAGCACACAGCAGAGTTGGGAATGTGTCAAACCCCTCCGACAAGCACAGAGTCAATATAAGTTTCATTCCCTTTTGACAATTTTCAGATTCAGACAGAGTTAAATCCCCTGTGGATTTTGTGTAAGCACGAAGCAAAATGATCCACCAGAATCCAGAGTCAACAGGGGCAACTCTTCNNNNNNNNNNNNNNNNNNNNNNNNNNNNNNNNNNNNNNNNNNNNNNNNNNNNNNNNNNNNNNNNNNNNNNNNNNNNNNNNNNNNNNNNNNNNNNNNNNNNNNNNNNNNNNNNNNNNNNNNNNNNNNNNNNNNNNNNNNNNNNNNNNNNNNNNNNNNNNNNNNNNNNNNNNNNNNNNNNNNNNNNNNNNNNNNNNNNNNNNNNNNNNNNNNNNNNNNNNNNNNNNNNNNNNNNNNNNNNNNNNNNNNNNNNNNNNNNNNNNNNNNNNNNNNNNNNNNNNNNNNNNNNNNNNNNCCGATGGCACTTTCACCAAAATCTGCAATAATAGTATCTGTTTTCCTAACGGCATCATGAAGAACTTTGAAACTAGCTGGCATCACACCTTCACCAAGCTTAAATCGATCTACTCTTTTTTCCCAACCCTGAAGATGCAGTGTCTTCAACAAGAAGTTCTTAACTATTTCCGGTTCCCCATTCATCAAAAAAGCTAGAGCACTTGGCACAAAATCCCGAACAAAAACCTAAAAAGGGAAATATTTATCATCAAATATCAGACTCATTCATAGTTGTCTTCCATCAGTGTGTAAAAGTAGAAAGATTTAGACCATTGTGCTTTGTGGAGGCCACCACTAACATAACTACAGAGTTACATCTTTTAATCAACAATTGTTCACTGGCGGAAACAATCTATCATACAAGTTTAACAAGATACACGAGGCATGTCAAAAGTAACTATAAGCAAACAGCAAAAAACTGTAGTTAACATCTCCAGGACATTAAGGCTATTAAGAACTAAAGGCACCAGAAACTGTTGGAATTTAATAGTAtcttttaatgaataattattGCAATTATGGTTGTGTTTATTTATCATGTTTGAGTTTTCTATTGTCAGTTTTATTCTTTGCTGAGCAGAATTTTGACTACCATTAATCTAAAAttgttatattcaaaatgaGAAGGGAGCTAGGATGTgtgttaaaataaatattttcccTGAATAATCAACTATCCAGCTACAGTAATCATTTCTGTTTAATATCAAGGAATGAATgggatttcaaaatattttcaacTTAAAGGTtcagtaaataatatatatcagTGCACCTGTTCATGTTTATTGTAGAGCTATTAGATTCATTACATTGAAACTTCTAGGTACTCTCAAATATGTTATTACAGATCATATGTCTTGTAGAATTTTCAAAGATCCGTGACTTACATGATGTTTCAGATTCACGTAGCCGATGAAAACTTGCCAATAATTAAGACAAAAATGCAGTATTAAATGCACAATACATCATACACACATCAAAACTCATTTCGAagtatatgaaataaaattatatccaaacaaaaaataattcattgtaGCTTGATTAGATGATTAAAATTTCCATGactaaaacacttgaaaattagTAGTACACGCACACGAAATCGGAATACGACATTTCAGTGCTGATTGAGGAATTCACCTGATCATAATTTAGAACTTCCTCTGCTTGATGATCAACAGCTGCAATTGTGCCGACAGGTTGGCCTTTGAAATAGACTAGAGATTTTCGGAGGGATTCCCACGCATCAGCGACCATGGGGTGAGGCTCGAATGAGTTCCGAGCAGATGAAGCAGGTGTATTAAAACCAGATCTTCCTCCAGGTGAGAAATTGTCATAGTTATCCAAACCTGCCCTTGCAAAACCAATCGACAGTTCACTGAGCGACCTCTCATCAAATGATCTCTGTCTCTCAATGTTTAACCTTGGCTTGTCAAGCAAACGAGAGAGATCAAAATCATCCATCTCAGAGATAGAACAGTGAGAGCTGATTTTCCTAATTCCCACAGGACCGTCCATTTTCTCCACAATAATCAAATTACTTTATCAAAAATAGATATTATCTAcaatcagaaagaaaaaaaatacgaTCCAGTGTCAAATgtaaatctgaaacaaacatttACAAACAACCAAAATagcaaaagaaacaaatatataataaaacaaatctTAAAACCAGTGACGGTACGGGAAACGTAAAAAACACACTTATGGTCACGAGTCGCAATCACAATAATCAGAATCATAAATTCATTAAAACTATTACATACGTAACATACATAATCCTTATGGATGATTAATTTCTACAAATAGGAagaaaaagtgaaaataaaaaaacacaaaaacttATATCAGTACATTGTTTGCGAAACAAAAGACACCACCACATTTAACTCATGTAAATTTCATCATCAAAAGTTTAGAACCGAAGAAAACAACAAATGACacattaaacaaaaacaaaataagtaacAGATCAAGATCCATAGAAAACAAAAGAAGCACCATTATCACGGGATTCACGCCACCAAACAACAACacaaacagaaaataaaaatcgtatccaaataaaattataaaactacaaTGTAAAAATAAGCGTTAATTCATTGGTAAGCTGAAAAATATACAGATCTGAGAATACGAGAAAAAGTAAATGATACTGAGAAATGGAAAGAGTAGAGAGGGAGAAAACCTGAAGTAGATAAACAACGGAGACTCGTAGTGAGATCTCCCGGCTTAAACGACGGTTGTTGGCCGGCGATTTCGCCGGAAAATGGCAAGCAAATAGAAAAGACACGGAGGAGAGTAAGAGAAACGAAAAAATGAGCAATTGCTCGAAAGCTTATATTTATAGCCGAAGACGGACGGTAGAAAGTGAAACCTTGAGAGAGAGTGTGTAACCAATGGACCGTACGTCCCACccgttttctttttcttttttatttattttttccttcttaAAAATTGATTTGGTGTTATTCGGTAACTGGGTATAGCCGGTTGCAACACGAGGTGGCTTCCACGTAGGCAATACGACACCGTTTTGGTTTGTTTCTCCCTCTATATTTCTATACAGCGAGATTTTCGAAATTGGATATTTGGATATTTGAGGGACTGCAGCTAGCatgtgtatttatatttatttatggatATTCAAtgctaattaattaaatgggtAGGTGGGGTGGATTTGGAATCAATTCTATGTGCCTGGATAGTTACATTTCAACTTGTATTTTTCTTATcgtatttgaaaataaatatataagttaGGAAATAAATTGACTTTTTAGAAAGCACTTATCATAAGGAAGTTAGGGTGTGCATCATGACAATAAAATTCACATCATCttttgctttttttattttacttttttattatatctgAAGGTGTCTTTTAAAGGAAAATGtgaattaaatgattttaatctTATTTGTATAATATTTCTAATTTCTAAATTTGAACATGAGATGCGACTCTTAAATAAGGACTTATATCAAGAATGTTGTCACACTGTTTTTTATCCTTTGGATTAGCTAGAGTATACTCGTTTATGTAGTAAAAGTTTTCTTAAAAAGACAATACTTCCTTAattgtgataatttttttgCTATAATTTTATGAGGGATATGAATAATGTAATTATTATAGATTGgttagaaatatttatttttgaatcttGAAATTAGGTCATCGcgttatttattgttattataaaataatgtacagcattgtttttttatcatgatctaaagttttttttttgtcaaaaaatatcaAATCGATATTAATAATTGAGTGAATCATCACtgattttatctttaaaattgtGAAGTTcaactaaattataaattaatctctaaaatgaaaatttatcaattaatttagaTTATCTTAAATCAACTTTGATAAATATCTGTTGTAACGTGAAAATGGtgtaaaaattatcaacaaaaatataaaacatatctGACAAACACGtaataaaatgtgttttttattttattaaataatagtgTTAAATGGGGTGCGATAAATAtacaatcattttttatttcaaactatatatatatatatatatatatatatatatatatatatatatatataaatgaaaatacaaaattacTTTGTTCAAGTATATATaaacattttgatattatatttgtatacatattaattatagaaaataaataaaacttatattcaataattttatttgtattaggGATATTCATGCTTGTCATcattatagtaaaataaaatattttgatatttttatctaGCTAAACTGAAAgatattgatattgttaatttaaacACATACTCTCGcatttgtttaaataaattatagtgatatttatcatattttttatattaaaaaaaattaaaaataacatatattattgACAACCTTATGTCTCTGTACAAGTAGCGACGGAAATATGATAGGTCGTTCATCAAGGTCATATGGTttgacctacttatggtctagtctgacctatttaataaaaaggctagactcgttttgttttagtctatttatttaaataggtcaggttcaggcttataaaaaaagtCT
The genomic region above belongs to Cicer arietinum cultivar CDC Frontier isolate Library 1 chromosome 4, Cicar.CDCFrontier_v2.0, whole genome shotgun sequence and contains:
- the LOC101512400 gene encoding alkaline/neutral invertase CINV2 is translated as MDGPVGIRKISSHCSISEMDDFDLSRLLDKPRLNIERQRSFDERSLSELSIGFARAGLDNYDNFSPGGRSGFNTPASSARNSFEPHPMVADAWESLRKSLVYFKGQPVGTIAAVDHQAEEVLNYDQVFVRDFVPSALAFLMNGEPEIVKNFLLKTLHLQGWEKRVDRFKLGEGVMPASFKVLHDAVRKTDTIIADFGESAIGRVAPVDSGFWWIILLRAYTKSTGDLTLSESENCQKGMKLILTLCLSEGFDTFPTLLCADGCSMIDRRMGIYGYPIEIQALFFMALRCALSMLKQDTAEGKECVERVVKRLHALSFHMRSYFWLDFQQLNDIYRYKTEEYSHTAVNKFNVIPDSIPDWVFDFMPTRGGYFIGNVSPARMDFRWFALGNCVAILSSLATPEQSMAIMDLIEARWDELVGEMPLKISYPAIESHEWRIVTGCDPKNTRWSYHNGGSWPVLLWLVTAACIKTGRPQIARRAIELAESRLLKDGWPEYYDGKLGRYIGKQARKYQTWSIAGYLVAKMMLEDPSHLGMISLEEDKQMKPVIKRSSSWTC